From Zingiber officinale cultivar Zhangliang chromosome 5B, Zo_v1.1, whole genome shotgun sequence, the proteins below share one genomic window:
- the LOC121984278 gene encoding probable pectin methylesterase CGR2, whose translation MASRRAINPSRRASDSGSIPLVGSLQQKSRSSPLLSIGLVVVAAFFLIGYALRGSGGFASEKEAISIGQGASCSSDVIQALPILKKAYGDSMRKVLHVGPDSCAVISKLLKEEDSEAWGVEPYDLEDTDSSCKSLMRKGFVRVSDLKFPLPYRPKSFSLAIVSDSLDYLSPKYLNKTLPDLARLSADGLVIFAGYPGKQRAKVSELAKFGKPAKLRSSSWWIRYFVQTGLQENEMAIKKFEEASTKNSYKPSCQIFHVTS comes from the exons ATGGCGTCAAGACGAGCAATTAATCCGTCTCGACGCGCTTCTGATAGTGGAAGCATTCCACTCGTCGGCTCACTGCAACAGAAGTCACGGAGTTCGCCCCTTTTATCCATCGGATTGGTTGTGGTG GCTGCCTTTTTTCTCATTGGTTACGCGTTGAGAGGTTCAG GTGGATTTGCCAGTGAGAAGGAAGCCATAAGTATTGGGCAAG GTGCTTCCTGCTCATCAGATGTTATACAAGCTTTGCCTATTCTAAAGAAAGCTTATGGAGATAGCATGAGGAAGGTTTTGCATGTAGGTCCTGACTCTTGTGCagtcatttcaaaattgttaaaagaagaagattCTGAAGCTTGGGGTGTGGAACCATATGATTTGGAAGATACAGATAGTAGTTGCAAGAGCCTTATGCGCAAAGGCTTCGTACGTGTATCTGACCTCAAGTTTCCTCTACCATACAGACCAAAATCATTTTCCCTTGCTATTGTTTCTGATTCATTGGATTATCTGTCTCCCAAGTACCTGAACAAGACCCTTCCAGATCTTGCCAGGTTATCAGCAGATGGTCTTGTTATATTTGCTG GTTATCCAGGCAAACAGAGAGCCAAGGTCTCCGAGCTGGCAAAATTTGGAAAACCT GCCAAACTTAGGAGTTCATCTTGGTGGATTCGATATTTCGTCCAGACTGGTTTACAAGAGAATGAAATGGCTATAAAGAAGTTCGAGGAAGCTTCAACCAAAAATTCTTACAAACCGAGTTGCCAAATTTTTCACGTCACTTCCTAG